One part of the Rhodopirellula islandica genome encodes these proteins:
- a CDS encoding DUF1552 domain-containing protein produces MTLNLNGLDRRRFLRGTGVALALPLFESVAMSAVRASEETKDPKRLACFYFPDGVPMPLPEDPAYQDWSWFPHGTGDDFTFTKALSPLESLRDEISILSGFSHPQSRSVHGHSNADQFLTAADTGSNGPYKNNISLDQIYAEYVGNQTRYSSLVMSTDGGTGTPRGTHTLSFNRNGRAIPAENRPKRIFDMLFVKSDEDAARRLALSQSALDDLLADAQSLRKTLSSRDQSSLDEYLDSVREAEIKVEKAKHWLNTPLPTVNADHLNLNLTPDEPRQYLQTMFEMIYLAFKTDSTRVATYQIGRENGVGISDHLARAVGFSLAHQLSHETKNPGGWKNFAVYCQFLNEEFGRFIGKLKETEEPAGRGSMLDNTLLLFGSASSAFHLSRNYPLILAGGKNMGFKHGKYINKAGSNPQGGAWDGGREPWQQEIAHEDRPLSNLFVTMLQQLDVPAKSFADSDGKVTELI; encoded by the coding sequence ATGACGTTGAATCTGAATGGCCTCGATCGTCGCCGTTTTCTTCGCGGCACCGGTGTCGCACTGGCCCTGCCACTGTTCGAATCCGTCGCGATGTCGGCGGTGCGAGCTTCCGAAGAAACCAAGGACCCGAAGCGTTTGGCGTGTTTCTATTTCCCCGATGGTGTGCCGATGCCATTGCCGGAAGACCCCGCCTACCAAGACTGGTCGTGGTTCCCGCATGGTACCGGAGACGACTTCACGTTCACGAAGGCCTTGTCACCCCTGGAATCGCTGCGGGATGAGATCAGCATTTTGTCTGGTTTCTCTCACCCCCAATCACGCAGTGTCCACGGGCACTCCAACGCCGATCAGTTTCTGACGGCCGCCGATACCGGATCCAATGGTCCCTACAAGAACAACATTTCGCTGGATCAGATTTACGCGGAATACGTTGGCAACCAAACCCGGTACTCCTCGCTCGTGATGTCGACCGATGGTGGCACCGGAACACCGCGAGGCACACACACTCTTTCATTCAATCGAAATGGTCGCGCCATCCCGGCGGAGAACCGCCCCAAACGGATCTTCGACATGCTCTTCGTCAAAAGCGACGAAGATGCGGCACGCCGCTTGGCACTCAGCCAAAGTGCGCTGGATGACCTGCTGGCCGATGCCCAATCGCTTCGCAAGACGCTTTCTTCACGCGATCAATCCAGCCTGGATGAATACCTCGACTCCGTTCGCGAAGCTGAGATCAAGGTTGAAAAGGCAAAGCATTGGCTCAACACGCCACTGCCAACTGTCAACGCGGACCACTTGAACCTCAACCTGACACCGGACGAACCACGTCAATATTTGCAGACGATGTTCGAGATGATTTACCTGGCGTTCAAAACCGATTCGACCCGTGTTGCCACCTACCAAATCGGTCGTGAAAACGGCGTGGGCATCAGCGATCACTTGGCTCGCGCTGTCGGCTTCAGTCTGGCTCACCAACTCTCTCACGAAACCAAGAACCCAGGCGGCTGGAAAAACTTCGCGGTTTACTGCCAGTTCCTCAACGAGGAATTTGGACGCTTCATCGGCAAGCTGAAAGAAACCGAAGAACCCGCCGGACGGGGATCCATGCTCGACAACACGCTGCTATTGTTCGGCTCCGCGTCCAGTGCCTTCCACCTGTCTCGCAATTACCCGTTGATTCTGGCGGGTGGCAAGAACATGGGATTCAAACATGGGAAGTACATCAACAAGGCTGGCTCCAACCCGCAGGGCGGTGCCTGGGATGGTGGTCGCGAACCGTGGCAACAAGAGATCGCTCACGAAGACCGACCTCTTTCCAACCTGTTCGTCACCATGCTCCAGCAGCTCGATGTTCCCGCGAAATCGTTCGCTGACAGCGACGGGAAAGTCACGGAGCTGATCTGA
- a CDS encoding DUF1589 domain-containing protein: MLWNKVRRPAAPASPSDIRPIAPPGRTWPTLFW; this comes from the coding sequence ATGCTTTGGAACAAAGTGAGGCGTCCAGCCGCCCCCGCAAGCCCCAGCGATATCCGTCCAATCGCCCCGCCAGGTAGAACCTGGCCTACGCTATTCTGGTGA
- a CDS encoding S1C family serine protease — protein sequence MTIRTSHRQPSRLLLVLLAIAALNFGQPDVSLPAANADEAAQVSARSLSRAFRDAAREAGPSVVTVFSYGQNQTLSGENTDEAEPETDEESPDEPVGPTPPQQSDDGEFELSGLGSGVIINPFPDADKNANEDKTTYWVMTNNHVIANAKKVVVQLPNETELVAEKVHGDPSSDIAVLQVTSADALKVAQYGDSNTLDIGDWVLAIGSPFKLEATVSAGIISAKNRRLDRIRRSRLLQTDAAINPGNSGGPLVDLDGNVIAINTAIATRNGSYQGIGFAVPIDQAKWIARELARFGTVRRSTMGITTVELNAKMAKIFKLPEGLGVLVYEIIRKSSADRAGLEQLDVITEFAGQPFLKPIDLREAIERQPVGSTQSLKVIRKGEEIELEVILAPVDDPTATPEEMLRSEK from the coding sequence GTGACGATTCGAACATCTCATCGACAACCATCTCGCCTCCTGCTTGTCCTCCTTGCCATCGCTGCACTGAACTTCGGCCAGCCCGACGTCAGCCTGCCTGCGGCAAACGCTGACGAGGCGGCTCAAGTCAGCGCCCGATCACTTTCAAGGGCCTTCCGTGACGCGGCCCGGGAAGCAGGCCCCTCCGTCGTGACCGTGTTCTCTTACGGGCAGAATCAGACGCTCTCTGGCGAAAACACCGACGAAGCCGAACCGGAAACAGACGAAGAATCCCCCGACGAACCCGTCGGCCCAACTCCTCCCCAGCAATCCGACGATGGCGAGTTTGAACTCAGCGGGCTGGGATCCGGCGTGATCATCAATCCTTTCCCGGATGCCGACAAGAACGCCAACGAAGACAAGACAACGTACTGGGTGATGACCAACAACCATGTCATCGCGAATGCGAAGAAGGTGGTCGTCCAATTGCCAAACGAAACCGAACTGGTCGCTGAAAAAGTGCACGGTGACCCGTCCAGTGACATCGCGGTGCTGCAAGTCACCTCCGCCGATGCCCTGAAGGTCGCTCAATACGGGGACTCCAACACACTCGACATCGGCGACTGGGTGCTGGCCATCGGCAGCCCATTCAAGTTGGAAGCCACCGTCAGCGCCGGCATCATCAGCGCCAAAAATCGAAGGCTCGATCGCATCCGCCGCAGTCGATTGTTGCAAACCGATGCGGCGATCAACCCGGGCAACTCCGGCGGCCCCTTGGTCGACCTGGATGGCAACGTGATCGCGATCAACACGGCGATTGCAACTCGCAACGGAAGTTACCAAGGCATCGGGTTCGCCGTGCCGATTGATCAAGCCAAATGGATTGCTCGCGAATTGGCCCGCTTCGGAACCGTCCGTCGCTCGACCATGGGAATCACCACGGTGGAACTGAACGCGAAAATGGCCAAGATTTTCAAACTGCCTGAGGGATTGGGCGTGCTCGTCTATGAAATCATTCGCAAGAGCTCAGCCGATCGAGCTGGCCTGGAACAGTTGGACGTGATCACCGAGTTCGCTGGCCAACCCTTCCTCAAACCAATCGATCTTCGCGAAGCGATTGAACGACAACCAGTCGGCTCCACCCAGTCGCTGAAGGTGATTCGCAAAGGCGAAGAAATCGAACTCGAAGTCATCTTGGCTCCCGTCGATGACCCAACCGCCACGCCGGAAGAGATGTTAAGATCAGAAAAGTAA
- a CDS encoding DUF1589 domain-containing protein encodes MHQRRPGHHLAPSRCFGTK; translated from the coding sequence ATCCATCAACGTAGGCCAGGTCATCACCTGGCACCCAGCCGATGCTTTGGAACAAAGTGA
- a CDS encoding cytidine deaminase, with translation MTDVHSQASEIDPPSDEDVQRLVQAAISARDHAYAPHSHFYVGAALLTHDGRVVEGCNVENASYSLTQCAERTAVCTAVAGGYRMFHAVAIASIGGAMPCGACRQVLAEFGSDLFVYTIDVIDGEQQMRRLSDLLPDAFSTSNIPKR, from the coding sequence ATGACCGATGTTCACAGCCAAGCGTCCGAGATCGATCCACCCAGCGACGAAGATGTCCAGCGTTTGGTTCAGGCGGCCATCTCGGCTCGCGATCATGCGTACGCGCCGCACAGTCACTTCTACGTTGGCGCTGCGTTGTTGACCCACGACGGGCGTGTGGTCGAAGGTTGCAACGTTGAAAATGCCAGCTACTCGTTGACGCAATGTGCGGAACGAACGGCGGTCTGCACCGCCGTGGCGGGCGGTTATCGAATGTTCCATGCCGTGGCAATCGCCAGCATCGGCGGTGCGATGCCCTGTGGTGCTTGCCGGCAAGTGCTGGCCGAATTCGGGTCGGATCTGTTTGTTTACACGATCGATGTGATCGATGGCGAACAACAAATGCGTCGCCTATCGGATTTGTTGCCTGACGCTTTCTCGACGTCCAACATTCCGAAGCGGTGA